In one window of Salvia splendens isolate huo1 unplaced genomic scaffold, SspV2 ctg867, whole genome shotgun sequence DNA:
- the LOC121791656 gene encoding ectonucleotide pyrophosphatase/phosphodiesterase family member 3-like — protein sequence MASDHQSTLTTSLPISTNEDDLHSSALLPSPAPRKSPSSTLAFISLVITTAAAFSFLFFSSSKPPNPSPHSTAALSSRPLSKLHHPVVLIISSDGFRFGYQFKTDLPNINRLIRNGTEADLGLIPVFPTLTFPNHYSIVTGLYPPYHGIINNYFTDPISGDKFNMASHDPKWWLGDPLWETVSNHGLKASTYFWPGSEVRKGSWNCPTNYCMPYNESVPFEERVDVLLSYFDLPSDEIPSFMTLYFEDPDHQGHQYGPDDVRITDAVVEIDALIGRLIRGMEERGVFQDVNIILLGDHGMVGTCDKRVIALDDLAEWVKIPKEWVQSYTPVLSIRPPPGYSTSEIVGKMNEGLGSGRVGNGEFLRVFLKEDLPNRLHYSDSYRIPPIVGLVGEGFTVKQTRSTGQECGGAHGYDNAFFSMRTIFIAHGPRFARGRKVPSFENVQIYNMVTRILKIDGASNNGSVSFADTVVLPAHSN from the coding sequence ATGGCTTCCGATCACCAATCCACCCTAACCACCTCACTCCCAATCTCAACAAACGAAGACGACCTCCACTCCTCCGCCCTCCTCCCCTCTCCCGCCCCCAGGAAATCCCCCTCTTCCACACTCGCATTCATCTCCCTCGTcatcaccaccgccgccgcattctccttcctcttcttctcctcctccaaaCCCCCAAACCCCAGCCCCCATTCCACTGCCGCCCTCTCCTCCAGGCCCCTCTCCAAGCTCCACCACCCCGTCGTCCTAATCATCTCCTCCGACGGCTTCCGCTTCGGCTACCAATTCAAAACCGATCTCCCCAACATCAATCGCCTTATCCGCAACGGTACTGAAGCCGATCTCGGCCTAATTCCCGTCTTCCCAACCCTAACTTTCCCCAATCACTACTCCATCGTCACCGGCCTCTACCCTCCCTACCACGGCATCATCAACAATTACTTCACCGATCCTATCTCCGGCGACAAATTCAACATGGCCAGCCACGACCCCAAGTGGTGGCTCGGCGATCCCCTCTGGGAGACCGTCTCGAATCACGGCCTCAAAGCCTCCACCTACTTCTGGCCCGGCTCCGAGGTACGCAAGGGTTCCTGGAATTGCCCCACCAATTATTGTATGCCTTACAACGAATCCGTTCCATTTGAAGAAAGAGTTGATGTATTGCTTAGCTACTTCGATTTGCCTAGTGATGAAATTCCCTCGTTTATGACGTTGTATTTCGAGGATCCTGATCACCAGGGCCACCAGTACGGCCCTGATGATGTCAGGATCACTGATGCCGTTGTTGAGATTGATGCGTTGATTGGTAGATTGATTCGCGGAATGGAGGAAAGAGGAGTTTTTCAGGATGTGAATATTATCCTGCTTGGTGATCATGGTATGGTCGGTACTTGTGACAAGAGAGTCATCGCTTTGGATGATCTTGCTGAATGGGTTAAAATCCCGAAGGAATGGGTTCAGTCTTACACTCCGGTGCTGTCAATCCGCCCCCCTCCTGGCTACTCCACGAGCGAGATTGTTGGTAAGATGAACGAGGGGTTGGGGTCGGGTAGAGTGGGGAATGGGGAGTTCTTGAGGGTTTTTCTCAAGGAGGATTTGCCTAACCGGCTGCATTACTCGGATAGTTATAGGATTCCGCCTATAGTGGGATTGGTCGGGGAGGGGTTCACGGTGAAGCAGACGAGATCAACAGGGCAGGAGTGCGGTGGAGCTCACGGATACGACAATGCATTCTTCTCGATGAGGACTATTTTCATTGCTCATGGGCCGCGATTTGCGAGGGGGAGGAAAGTGCCATCTTTTGAGAATGTGCAGATATATAACATGGTTACTAGAATCTTGAAAATTGATGGAGCCTCTAATAATGGTTCAGTGTCATTTGCAGACACTGTTGTTTTGCCTGCTCACTCAAACTAG